CCTGTACTCCGAAGAATTCGCGACTTTCGGTGAAGATGACGTATACGATCACAGCCATGCTGGTGGCTTTATCCGTCTCTACTCGCTGTCGAGCCGTATTCGTGCGCTGAACGAGAAAAAACAAAAATAAACAGCAGCTGGAAGCAATAGAGTTTTAAGGAGAAGTAAGTATGGCGTTATGGGGCGGAAGGTTTAGTCAGGCAGCAGACACGCGGTTCAAGCAGTTTAACGATTCGTTGCGTTTTGACTATCGCCTCGCGGAGCAGGACATCGTAGGTTCAATTGCCTGGTCAAAGGCACTGCGCTCAGTGGGCGTTTTGTCTGAGATTGAGCAGCAACGCCTCGAGCTTGCACTGAATGAAATCAAGCTGGCTGTGATGGAAGATCCAGAGCAGATCCTGCGCTCTGACGCTGAAGACATTCATAGCTGGGTCGAGCAGCAACTGATTGCTAAAGTAGGCGATTTGGGTAAAAAGCTGCACACTGGTCGCTCGCGTAACGATCAGGTGGCGACTGACCTTAAGCTTTGGTGTCGTCAGCAGGGTCAACAGCTTCTCCTTGCACTCGATAAACTGCAAAACCAGATGGTAAAAGTCGCGGCAGAGAATCAGAACACGGTACTGCCGGGCTACACTCACCTTCAACGTGCCCAACCAGTGACATTTGCACACTGGTGTCTGGCTTACGTTGAAATGTTCGAGCGTGACTACTCGCGCTTGAGCGATGCACTGAACCGCTTGGACACCTGCCCGCTGGGCTCTGGTGCTCTGGCAGGGACGGCGTATCCGATTGATCGTGAGGCATTGGCTCACAGCCTGGGTTTCCGCCGTGCAACCCGCAACAGTCTGGACTCTGTTTCTGACCGTGACCATGTGATGGAGCTGATGTCTGTGGCATCGGTTTCTATGCTTCACCTGTCGCGTATGGCGGAAGATCTGATTTTCTACAACTCAGGCGAGTCCAACTTTGTTGAGCTTGCAGACGCGGTGACCTCAGGTTCATCCCTGATGCCACAGAAGAAGAACCCGGACGCGCTTGAGCTTATCCGTGGTAAGACGGGCCGCGTTTATGGCGCCATGTCTGCGATGATGATGACAGTGAAAGCACTGCCGCTTGCATACAACAAAGACATGCAGGAAGACAAAGAAGGGCTGTTCGACGCGCTCGACACCTGGTTTGACTGTATTGAAATGGCAGCGCTTTGTTTTGATGGCATCAAAATCAACAAAGATCGCACGCTGGAAGCCGCGATGCAGGGGTACTCTAACGCGACTGAGCTTGCGGATTACCTGGTTGCCAAGGGAATTCCTTTCCGTGAAGCGCACCATATCGTGGGTGTCGCTGTGGTCGCCGCCATTGAAAAAGGTTGTGCGCTGGAAGAGTTGTCTCTTGAGGACATGAAGCAGTTCTCGCCAGTGATTGACGAGGATGTTTATCCAATTCTCACCATTGAATCCTGTCTTGAGAAGCGCTGTGCGCTGGGTGGTGTGGCGCCGAATCAGGTGGAATACGCCATTAGTCAGGCAGAGAAGCGTTTGGAGAAACGTTACTCACCAAGCGTGAAAGTACGTGGCGCGCGTCTTACTGACCTCGATGCGATTGAAGGCATGGTAGTTTACTGGGCGGGACTGGGTGAAAACCTACCGCGTGAACGTAATGAACTGGTTCGTGATATAGGCTCGTTTGCCGTTGCGGAGCATCAGGGTGAAGTGACAGGTTGTGCGTCGCTCTACGTTTATGATTCAGGCCTTGCGGAAGTGCGCTCTTTGGGCGTGGAAGCTGGCTGGCAGAATCAAGGGCAGGGCAGCGCGATTGTTCAACACCTGCTGAAAAAAGCGAGTGGCATGGCCATCAAGAAAGTGTTTGTGCTGACCCGTGTACCAGAGTTCTTTATGCGTCAGGGCTTTATTCCAACCTCTAAATCTTTGCTGCCTGAAAAGGTGATGAAAGACTGTGACCGCTGTCCACGCCTTCATGCGTGTGATGAAGTGGCACTGGAGTTTACCTTTGATCAGGACAGATTGATTGCTAAAGCCAACGTGGCGTAAACAGGTATAGAATGAATAAAAACCGGCTTAGGCCGGTTTTTTTGTGTTTTATAGTCGCTATTTTTTGGGCTCGGGCGCATTCATCCGAAACGGCATCAGAATGAGATGAAGGGAGAGCAAAATTGCGCTGGCACCTGCACCAAAGAGCAGGGTGATGGACTCTATCGATTTCGGTGTGTCACTAAACCCGATAAACCACATTGGCCAAAGCACCAGATTCATCACGGCAAGTTGAATCATGCAACGTTTGCAGCGGCCGAGTTTGGCGCGAATAGTGAGAGAGGCGTCTTTGCAGAATCGGCAACTCATGGATAGCAAGCCCAAAAATATCAACTTGTTGCAGCCTACAAAGAAAAAAGCCCTCCGTAAAGGAGGGCAAACCACAAACTCTTGGGGAGAGTGAGGTGAACGTGCAAGTTATGCAAGCAAGGGGATTAACACTGTTATTGGTATTGGGTTTTAACAGCCTGGACCGCAATCCAGGCAGTGCTTGATCATTTCAGGACCTAAGTGCAGCTTGGCGTTCAGGTCACGCAGTGCGGTACGTACGCCTTCTTCAATCACTGGGTGATAGAAAGGCATATCCAGCATCTGTGAAATGGTCATTTGGTTTTGGTGTGCCCAAGCCAACAGGTGCGCCAGATGTTCTGCGTTTGGGCCCATCATCTCTGCGCCAAGGAAACGACCGGTACCCTGCTCGCCGTAAACGTGCAGCACACCTTTGTTTCGCAACATGACACGCGAGCGGCCTTGACCTTCGAACGACACCACACCGGTTTCGAAACAGCCACAGGTGCCAAGACGAGCGGTGATTTCTTTGTAGGTTTCACCCACCATGGCGATTTGTGGATCAGAGAACACAGCAGCGATTTTGCTTCGGCGCAGACCGGCTCGGATATCAGGGAATCGACCTGCGTTGTCACCGGCGATTCGGCCCTGATCCGCTGCTTCGTGAAGCAATGGGATCTGGTTGCTCGCATCTCCTGAGATGAAAATCGACGCGACACTGGTTTGCATGGTGTATGAGTCAGCCGTTGGTACACCGCGTGCATCCAATTCCATGCCAGTATTTTCAATGTCCAGCTTGTCGACGTTAGGACGACGGCCGGTGGCTGCCAGCACGTAGTCCACTTCCACACGCTGTTCCTGACCTTGTTTGTCGAGGTAACGGATATGGACTTTTTCACCCTCGCGCACCATTTCTTCGACTTTAGCGTCAGCGTCCAGATAGAACTCCTCGTTGAAGGCTTTATCTGCGTAAGCCATCACCGTTGGGTCAGTTAAAGGACCTACTTGACCGCCAACACCGAAGACTTTTACTTTCACGCCAAGGCGATGCAGCGACTGACCAAGCTCAAGACCGATAACGCCTGGACCAAATACAGCGACAGATTCTGGCAAATCATCCCAATCGAATACGTCATCGTTCACGATCAGACGGTCACCCAAATCATTCCATGGCGCCGGCCATGTTGGGCGTGAGCCCGTCGCAATCACAATGCGTTTTGCTTCGATGCGGGTGTGGTCGTCTACGACGAGAGTATTGTCGTCAATAAACTTGGCGTAACCAGCGATTTTGTCTTCTGCCGGGATGTCATCAACACCTTCGAGAACAAAGCCAACGAAACGGTCGCGCTCACGTTTCACACGATCCATCACTTCGCGGCCATTGATTTTAATTTCACCTTGAGGATGCACGCCAAAACCCGGCGCTTTTTCGATGTGGTGAACGGCTTCAGCAGCGGCAATCAGAAGTTTCGATGGCATACAGCCAACCCGCGCACAGGTCGTGCCATAAGGACCGCCTTCGATGATCACAACATTGTCGGCGTGTGCTTTGGCTGCGCGGTAAGCACCCAGACCTGCGGTTCCTCCACCAATGACAGCGACATCTACATTCAAGGTTTTCATTGTTATTCTCCAGCTAAATCCGGTGACAAGCGTCGATAATGTTTGGAATTAAGTAGGGCAGCCTAAGCTGCCCTTTTCGGTGTTATGCGAAGTACGCTTCCAGCTCGTCGCTGCCACCGATGTGCTTACCGCCAATGAATACTTGAGGCACTGTTGCTCTGCCGCTTACTGCTCGCAGGCTCACAGTGGTTGCATCCTGACCCAGCACAATTTCTTCAAACTGTAGCTTGTTATCAATCAGCGTTTGTTTTGCCTTTGCACAGAAAGGACAACCTGGTTTGCTGAATACCGTAATTGATTCTTGCAGTTTATGGTTCGGCGCAATGTAGCCAAGCATGGTGTCTGCGTCAGACACTTTGAACGGGTCGCCCGGCTCGTTTGGCTCGATGAACATCTTCTCTACCACGCCGTCTTTCACCAGCATGCTGTAGCGCCATGAACGCTCGCCAAAGCCCAAATCGTCTTTCGCTACTGCCATGCCCATGCCACGGGTAAACTCTGCGTTACCGTCTGGAATGAAAGTAATGTTTTCTGCTTCCTGGTCTGCTTTCCAAGCGTTCATCACGAACGTATCGTTTACAGACACACAAAGAATGTCATCAACACCGTGCTCTTGGAACACTGAGTACAGCTCGTTGTAGCGAGGCAGGTGCGTTGAAGAACATGTCGGAGTGAAAGCACCTGGCAGGCTGAATACAACCACCGTTTTACCGGCAAATAGCTCGTCAGTGGTCACGTTTACCCACTCATCACCCTTGCGAGTTGGGAAGGTAACGCTTGGTACTTTCTGACCTTCTTTGTTAATAAATTCCATGGTAATACCCCTTAAATAAATTTTGTTTTTCAGTTCTTTAATCCGGTGTTCCCGGTTGATGTGTTTATATTAGGGCGAAAGGGGTAGATAGTTCTAATTGATTGGGTTTATCATTTTAATAAGTAAAATCTATCAAAGAGGTTTGGTGTGAATATTCGCGATCTCGAATATCTGGTGGCTCTGTCTGAGCACCAGCACTTCAGAAAGGCAGCGGAAGCCTGTTTCGTCAGCCAGCCAACATTGAGCGGCCAGATCCGCAAGTTGGAAGATGAATTGGGTGTGGTGCTGCTGGAGCGCACCAGCCGAAAAGTGCTGTTCACTGACGCTGGCATGCAGCTTGTCCGTCAAGCACAAAAAATCCTGATGGAAGTGAAAGTGCTGGAAGAGATGGCAAGTCAGCAAGGCGAAGAAATGGCGGGGCCGCTGCACATTGGGTTTATTCCGACTGTCGGCCCGTATCTGCTTCCCCATATTGTGCCAGCGCTGAAAGAGGCATTCCCAGAGCTTGAACTTTTCCTTCACGAAGCACAGACCCATCAACTTGTGCAGCAGTTGGAAGAGGGGAAACTGGACTGCATTATTCTGGCATCCGTTAAAGAAACTGAGCACTTTAAGGAAATCCCACTGTATCTAGAGCCGATGTTGCTGGCGTTACCGGAAGGTCACAAGTGGTCAAAGGCTGAAACCGTGCCGATGGATGACCTTCGTGGCGAAACACTGTTGATGTTGGCGGATGGGCACTGTCTTCGCGATCAGGCGATGGGCTTTTGTTTTGCAGCAGGCGCGAAGGAAGACTCGCGTTTCCGTGCGACCAGTCTGGAGACCCTTCGTAACATGGTGGCGGCAGATACGGGGATCACTCTGCTGCCGAAGCTGTCTGTCCCTGAGAGTATGCAGCGTGATGGTGTGGTGTATGTGAAAGCCGTGGATCCTGAGCCTCAACGCTTGATCACCTTGGACTACCGTCCCGGTTCGCCGCTGAGAGCCCGCTATGAAAAACTGGCGAAAGTCATTGCTGATGCCATGGGCAAAGTCTGTAATCCGATAGGCTAACTTCGCGAGACCAAAAGAAAAGGCGCCCAATGGGCGCCTTTGTCGTTCTCGGAGGGCTTAGAAAAGCTCTTCACCTTCAGACTCGTAAATATTTCCGCTACTGGCGGCGGAGGATACATAGTCGGTTGGCTCGGTGCCCTTCTCAAAGAATTCGAACATTGAGCTTGCGTCATTCTTGCGGGTCAGCAGGCCAGTGTCGCGATCAATACGCACTTTTACGATGTCAGATGGCACCACTTTGCGCTGTGCTGGTACGTCGACCAACGCATCAACCATAAAATCGATCCAAGCGGGTTGCGCAGTTTTTGCTCCCGCTTCCGCACCGGAGATCTGGGAGTTATCCAGATTGGCGTTGCGGGAGGTTCTGCCGAGTTCACGTGAGTGATCATCAAACCCAACCCATACTGTTGCCACCAGACCCGGTGCAAAGCCGCTGTACCACGCATCTTTGGAGTCGTTGGTAGTACCCGTCTTGCCGCCAATATCGCGTCGGTTAAGCGGTTTTTGCGCGCGCCAGCCTGTACCGTTCCAGCCAGTACCCTTACGCCAGTCGCCGCCACCCCAGATGTTAGCTTCCATCATTTCGCGGGTCAGGAAGGCATTTTGCTCACTGATGACCTGTGGTGCGAATTCTGGCTCGTTTTCCATGGATGCGGTTTCATCCAGCAGATTTTCCTCTTCCATTAGGTTATCTGAGCTGAGTTTAGACGTATTACTGTCACAATTTTCACGGCAGATAGTTTGTGGGTGAGCAGTGAAAAGCAGCTTTCCAAACGGGTCTTCAACTTTGCTGATGAAGTAAGGCTTAAGATAGTAACCGCCGTTGGCAAACACACTGAAGCCTTGGGCTACTTGCATTGGCGTCAGGCTGCCAGCACCCAAAGCCAGGGTTTCAGAGCGCGGCAGTTCTTCATGTTTGAAGCCAAAGCGGGTCAGAAAGTCGATAGTTTCATCCAAACCCACTTTGCGCAGCACGCGGACGGCCATGACGTTTTTAGACGTTGCCAGACCAATGCGTGCCCGGGTCGGGCCAATGTATGTCGGTGGAGAGTTTTTAGGACGCCACGCTGTTCCTTGACTTGAGTCCCACTTATTGATGGGAGCGTCATTGATCAAAGTTGCCAGTGTCATCCCCTGATCCAATGCAGCAGAATAGATAAACGGCTTGATAGCAGAACCTACCTGACGAACTGACTGGGTCGCGCGGTTGAACTTGCTGTGAACGAAGTTAAAACCACCCACCAGTGCTTTGATAGCGCCGTTTTCTGGTGACATGGCCACCATGGCTGTGTTGGCATCCGGCACCTGACTCAGGTGCCATGCATCGTCAACCTTGCGCACCCAAATTTGCTCACCAACAGCCAGAATATCCGCTGCTTGCTTCGGTGCAGTGCCTTGACGGGTGTCTGTCCTATAGCGGCGTGCCCACTTCATTCCATCCCAAGGCAGCATTGCGGTCCCACCGCTTTGCAATTCAACTTCGGCTGCTTTTCCGTCGATCTTTATAACAACAGCCGGATTGAGCTCACCATAAGTAGGTTGTTTCTTCAGGTGTTTGGCAATCTTCTCTGCATCCCATGGCTCAGCACCATCTTTCCAAAGTGTGGCCACTGCACCGCGATAGCCGTGACGTTCATCATAAGAGAGGAGGTTGTTGATCGCGGCTTTTTCTGCTGCGTTTTGCAGACGTGAATCAAGCGTGGTGTAGACCTTTATGCCTGATTCATAAACATCTTCGCCGTATTGCTCAACCGCCCAAGCACGTGCCATTTCCGCCATGTAAGGTGCGTTCAATTCGATTTCTGCGCCATGGTAGCGGGAAACAATCGGTTCGTTTCTCGCCTGCTCGTACTCAGAGCGGGTGATATAGCCTTCATCCAGCATGCGCTTAAGCACCACATTACGGCGGTTGGTCGCACGTTCTACCGAATAAATCGGATTCATTGTGGATGGGGCTTTTGGCATGCCTGCAAGAGTGGCGAGTTCACTAAGAGTCAGATCTTTAAGGTCTTTACCAAAGTAAACGCGCGCGGCAGCACCAAATCCATACGAGCGGTAACCCAGAAAAATTTTGTTGGCGTAAAGTTCCATTATTTCCTGTTTGGTTAGCAATTGCTCGATGTGGATCGCGATAAATATCTCTTTGATTTTACGCATAACCTTCTTTTCGTTGGAAAGGAAGAAATTACGCGCAAGTTGTTGGGTGATGGTACTTGCACCCTGTTTGGCGCTTCCTGACATGGCCACAACAATGGCGGCACGGGTAATACCGATAGGGTCGATACCTGGGTGGTCATAAAAGCGGCTGTCTTCAGTCGCGATCAGGGCGTCAATTAGATCTTGTGGAATGTCATTGTAAGTGACTGGAATGCGTCGCTTTTCACCAAACTGGGAAATCAGTTTTCCGTCTGCGCTGTACACCTGCATTGGCGTTTGCAGTTCAACATCCTTGAGTGTGGCAACATCTGGTAATTCAGGTTTTACATAAACGTAAAAACCAAAAATTGTACCCACTCCAAGTAATATGCAAATTATTGCAAAGGTAAGCAGTCGCTTAATGAACTTCACTTGATATTTCCCGTAAGTTTTCAGTCGAGTCGTTCAAACCATTAGTGCTCGTAGTATAAAGAGAACTGAACAAAAAATAACGAACCTGCGGAGAGAACTTTCAAAAAAGTTACTTGATGCTGACTTTTAAGAAGGTGGCATTTCAGATGTTTGCTGGAAAAACCGTTATGGGGATCGATGTTGGCGCACATTCTGTTCGCGCTGCCATGATCCAAAAACGTGGCAAGGCATTAAAGCTTCAGGCTCTCGTTGTTGCACCGCGACAATCCTCCTTAGATGACTCCCTTAAATCGGTAAAAAAGCAGCTCAGAAAAGCGTGTAGTGTCCCTTGGAACTGGCCGCAGGTCCAGATCATGGGTGTGCCGCAAAGCAACGTGGCGATGAAGAGATTCCCCGCCTCCCTCGATATTCCAGAACACGAGCAGTACGTTCAGGTTGGGCTGCAACTTAGCGAAAGCCTTGGGTTACCGATGGATGAGTTGCTCTATGACTTCCGTCTACTTCCCGAAAATGATTGGGTTGAAGTCTATGCCTGCCGTAAACCCATGCTGAGAGATACGCTGTCAGGTTTGAAATCAGCAGGATTTTCGTTGTCGGTGATTGAACTCCAAACCCATGCACTGATGCGACTTTATAAACAGCACATGACGTCCCGGTCTGATGTGGGGGCTTCTTTGATGGTGGATGTCGGAACGGAGCGCTTACAAATCTGTTTGGGTGAAGCCAATGAAGGCAAATTCTACCGCGAGCTTCCCGTACCTTTTGAACAACATGACGCAAGTACAGAAGAGCTAAGGGCGCTTTACACGCAGAAGCTGGCAGAGACTATACAGCGGCAATATCAGCTGGCTTCCACTCAGCTTCAAGGGACTAAGGTCTCGACAGTCTGGCTGTCTGGAGATGGGGCGAAAAAAATCGACATTTTCAAACTGGAAGCGGCACTTGGTTGGAGAGTGAGGGCGTTGAACCCACTTCAGGGGCTGAGTTATTCACCAAAGCTTGTCGATGGCCTGAATGAGTCAGCCGTCGCCTGGTCGACATCCATTGGGCTGGCTTTGCGCGGAGTGATGGATGAACACCAGTATTAATCTTCTTCCTTGGCGTGAAATGCAGCGTCAGGCAATACGCCGACGCTTTATGAACAAATCTGTGTTGGTCCTCATTCTGGTTTCCCTATGCGTGATTGGTGGCCGTTGGGCTGTCTATAACCAGCTCTCTATACAGGAGGCGAGAAATGCGCGTCTTCAGCAGGAAATCAATGAATTGAACGTCACGCTAAGGGAGTTTGCCAAACGTGAAGTCGAACGTGATGAACTTCATCGCCGCCTGACCCTCGTCAACTCGCTACAAAAACAGCGCAACAATGCCACCTTACTTTTCAATTTCTTGCCACAAATTACGCCGGATGGCGTGGTGCTGGATAAAGTCTCGATGACAGCGGGAACAGTCACGATTGAAGGACGCAGCCGAGATAACGCTAAGCTCGCCAGCCTGTTGGCTTTGCTGGAAGCTGATTCGGGTGCCAAGAATGTGCAAATCCATTCCATCATCAATAACGCTGCGCAGTCTTCTCTGGTTGCCAAGAATTTTCGCGCGACGTTTGACCTTACCGATTATATGACGCTGGAATTGCCGAGGGAGGAGAGCAATGGCCGCTGATTGGCGCGATTGGGAAATCGATGAAATCCCTGAATGGTCAGCGACTGCGCAGAACATATTGCTGGGAGTACTGGGCATTGTTGTGCTGGCCGCAGCGTTATTTTTTGTTGTCCTACCTGCACAGCAAGATATCGGGCTAGCCAGACAAGATGAGAGTTTGCTGCGGACACAATTTCGCATCAAGGCTGAACAAGTGGCGGCACTTCCGGATGTTGATGAGCAGGTGGCAGAACTGCAGAAGTTTTATAGCCACTTGACTGAACAGTTACCTGCGGCAGATGAATTGGCTTTGCTGCTTGCCGGCATCAACGACACCGGACTTCAGTACAACCTGAATTTCGAAAAGCTCAACTGGAACAAAGGAAAGCATGTTGGCTGGTTGTATCAGGTGCCTCTGGATATAGAACTCACGGGTGAATATGCAGACATGGGCGAGTTCTCGGCCGCACTGGCAAGATTGCCACGTATCGTCACCCTCCAAGATTTCACGCTGTCACGTGAGAAAGATAAAACTGATCGATTGCGTTTCTCGGTAGGGGCACATACCTACCGCTATGAGAAGCAAGAGGAGGTTTCGCAATGAGATATCAAGTTGCGATACTGAGCGTGATCCTGCTTTCCGGCTGTATGCAGGAGCCCAAAACGCAAGACCTCGAGCGCTTTATCGTCCAGACCTATGCGGCAGCCCAGGTGACAGCAACAACGCTTCCGCCTCAACCGACTTACTTCCCTGCGCCTTTTGACCCAGGTATCGATACCGACCCTTTCGTGCTTCCGGTAGCCATGGAAGAAAAGGAGTTGGTGAAGGGGGACTGCTGGCAGCCGGAAGATGTCCTAGGGAAAGACCCACTCGAGAGCTACGAGCTATCGTCACTCGAGTTTAAGGGGGTTATTGGACTGCCAGGGAGCTATTGGGCATTGGTCGCAGCGCCCGATGACAGCATTCATCGCGTTGGGCTGGGCCGTATGCTGGGCAACAATCGAGGACGTGTGGACAGTATCAGTCAACACACTCTTTCTATCACAGAACACTTGCCTGACGGACTTGGCTGCTGGCAGGTACGTAACGTTAGATTGGCACTCAACAAAAGCTAAAAAGGGTAACTCATGATAAGCCTGGGGAAAGGATGCCGCAGTCTAAGACTGGGAGTGTTATGTCGTAGCCTGATGGTGATAGCCGCAGTCGTGGCGTCACCTTGGTCGCTTGCGGCCAATCAGCTTCAAAATATTGATGTCAAAGCAGGGGAGAATGGAAAAACCTTGCTGACACTGTCCCTTGAAGATAAATCCGTGGTGACCAATTTCACAAAAAGCGACGGCGCTTTGTCGATAAGCCTTAAAGGCACATCGGTGGAAGACAACTTGGTGGGTATCCGCAGCCTTCAGGATATCGGAAAGGCAACGGCGAATCTGGATGTTAAGCCCGTTGACGATGATGTTGAGCTGACCGTACTGACCGATAGGCACTTTGGGTATGACTACTATCAGACTAGCAACGTGCTGACGGTAGAGATTTTCCCCTTTGCTTCTCTGCCTTCAGCTAAGAAATCTGATGCTGAGAAAAGCAAGAAAAACAAAAATATCTCCATCAACTTCCAAGATATTCCTGTCCGTTCTGTGTTACAGATGGTGGCCGAGCACAACGGGTTCAATCTGGTCGTCTCTGATTCCGTGCAGGGTAGTCTGACGTTACGATTGGACGATGTGCCATGGCAAAAGGCGCTGCAGACTATTTTGAATGTCAAAGGTTTGGATAAGCGCCAGATGGGGAACATCCTGCTTGTGGCTCCAAAAGTTGAACTGGATGAACAGGAACGTTTGGTACTTGAAAAACGTCGGCAGGAGCGTGAACTCGCATCATTACGCTCAGAGGTGATTCAGATTAAGTATGCCAACGCCGTCGACCTTAAAGAGATGATCGGTGGTGGTAGCAGTGAAGATGAAGGCATTAGTCTGTTGTCAGAGCGTGGCAGCATCGCCGTCGACCCACGTACCAACTCTCTGGTGATTAAAGATCTGGAAGATAACATCGACGTCGT
The nucleotide sequence above comes from Grimontia kaedaensis. Encoded proteins:
- the argH gene encoding argininosuccinate lyase codes for the protein MALWGGRFSQAADTRFKQFNDSLRFDYRLAEQDIVGSIAWSKALRSVGVLSEIEQQRLELALNEIKLAVMEDPEQILRSDAEDIHSWVEQQLIAKVGDLGKKLHTGRSRNDQVATDLKLWCRQQGQQLLLALDKLQNQMVKVAAENQNTVLPGYTHLQRAQPVTFAHWCLAYVEMFERDYSRLSDALNRLDTCPLGSGALAGTAYPIDREALAHSLGFRRATRNSLDSVSDRDHVMELMSVASVSMLHLSRMAEDLIFYNSGESNFVELADAVTSGSSLMPQKKNPDALELIRGKTGRVYGAMSAMMMTVKALPLAYNKDMQEDKEGLFDALDTWFDCIEMAALCFDGIKINKDRTLEAAMQGYSNATELADYLVAKGIPFREAHHIVGVAVVAAIEKGCALEELSLEDMKQFSPVIDEDVYPILTIESCLEKRCALGGVAPNQVEYAISQAEKRLEKRYSPSVKVRGARLTDLDAIEGMVVYWAGLGENLPRERNELVRDIGSFAVAEHQGEVTGCASLYVYDSGLAEVRSLGVEAGWQNQGQGSAIVQHLLKKASGMAIKKVFVLTRVPEFFMRQGFIPTSKSLLPEKVMKDCDRCPRLHACDEVALEFTFDQDRLIAKANVA
- a CDS encoding DUF3624 domain-containing protein, whose amino-acid sequence is MSCRFCKDASLTIRAKLGRCKRCMIQLAVMNLVLWPMWFIGFSDTPKSIESITLLFGAGASAILLSLHLILMPFRMNAPEPKK
- a CDS encoding dihydrolipoyl dehydrogenase, whose protein sequence is MKTLNVDVAVIGGGTAGLGAYRAAKAHADNVVIIEGGPYGTTCARVGCMPSKLLIAAAEAVHHIEKAPGFGVHPQGEIKINGREVMDRVKRERDRFVGFVLEGVDDIPAEDKIAGYAKFIDDNTLVVDDHTRIEAKRIVIATGSRPTWPAPWNDLGDRLIVNDDVFDWDDLPESVAVFGPGVIGLELGQSLHRLGVKVKVFGVGGQVGPLTDPTVMAYADKAFNEEFYLDADAKVEEMVREGEKVHIRYLDKQGQEQRVEVDYVLAATGRRPNVDKLDIENTGMELDARGVPTADSYTMQTSVASIFISGDASNQIPLLHEAADQGRIAGDNAGRFPDIRAGLRRSKIAAVFSDPQIAMVGETYKEITARLGTCGCFETGVVSFEGQGRSRVMLRNKGVLHVYGEQGTGRFLGAEMMGPNAEHLAHLLAWAHQNQMTISQMLDMPFYHPVIEEGVRTALRDLNAKLHLGPEMIKHCLDCGPGC
- a CDS encoding glutathione peroxidase; translated protein: MEFINKEGQKVPSVTFPTRKGDEWVNVTTDELFAGKTVVVFSLPGAFTPTCSSTHLPRYNELYSVFQEHGVDDILCVSVNDTFVMNAWKADQEAENITFIPDGNAEFTRGMGMAVAKDDLGFGERSWRYSMLVKDGVVEKMFIEPNEPGDPFKVSDADTMLGYIAPNHKLQESITVFSKPGCPFCAKAKQTLIDNKLQFEEIVLGQDATTVSLRAVSGRATVPQVFIGGKHIGGSDELEAYFA
- the oxyR gene encoding DNA-binding transcriptional regulator OxyR yields the protein MNIRDLEYLVALSEHQHFRKAAEACFVSQPTLSGQIRKLEDELGVVLLERTSRKVLFTDAGMQLVRQAQKILMEVKVLEEMASQQGEEMAGPLHIGFIPTVGPYLLPHIVPALKEAFPELELFLHEAQTHQLVQQLEEGKLDCIILASVKETEHFKEIPLYLEPMLLALPEGHKWSKAETVPMDDLRGETLLMLADGHCLRDQAMGFCFAAGAKEDSRFRATSLETLRNMVAADTGITLLPKLSVPESMQRDGVVYVKAVDPEPQRLITLDYRPGSPLRARYEKLAKVIADAMGKVCNPIG
- a CDS encoding penicillin-binding protein 1A, translating into MKFIKRLLTFAIICILLGVGTIFGFYVYVKPELPDVATLKDVELQTPMQVYSADGKLISQFGEKRRIPVTYNDIPQDLIDALIATEDSRFYDHPGIDPIGITRAAIVVAMSGSAKQGASTITQQLARNFFLSNEKKVMRKIKEIFIAIHIEQLLTKQEIMELYANKIFLGYRSYGFGAAARVYFGKDLKDLTLSELATLAGMPKAPSTMNPIYSVERATNRRNVVLKRMLDEGYITRSEYEQARNEPIVSRYHGAEIELNAPYMAEMARAWAVEQYGEDVYESGIKVYTTLDSRLQNAAEKAAINNLLSYDERHGYRGAVATLWKDGAEPWDAEKIAKHLKKQPTYGELNPAVVIKIDGKAAEVELQSGGTAMLPWDGMKWARRYRTDTRQGTAPKQAADILAVGEQIWVRKVDDAWHLSQVPDANTAMVAMSPENGAIKALVGGFNFVHSKFNRATQSVRQVGSAIKPFIYSAALDQGMTLATLINDAPINKWDSSQGTAWRPKNSPPTYIGPTRARIGLATSKNVMAVRVLRKVGLDETIDFLTRFGFKHEELPRSETLALGAGSLTPMQVAQGFSVFANGGYYLKPYFISKVEDPFGKLLFTAHPQTICRENCDSNTSKLSSDNLMEEENLLDETASMENEPEFAPQVISEQNAFLTREMMEANIWGGGDWRKGTGWNGTGWRAQKPLNRRDIGGKTGTTNDSKDAWYSGFAPGLVATVWVGFDDHSRELGRTSRNANLDNSQISGAEAGAKTAQPAWIDFMVDALVDVPAQRKVVPSDIVKVRIDRDTGLLTRKNDASSMFEFFEKGTEPTDYVSSAASSGNIYESEGEELF
- the pilM gene encoding type IV pilus biogenesis protein PilM, encoding MFAGKTVMGIDVGAHSVRAAMIQKRGKALKLQALVVAPRQSSLDDSLKSVKKQLRKACSVPWNWPQVQIMGVPQSNVAMKRFPASLDIPEHEQYVQVGLQLSESLGLPMDELLYDFRLLPENDWVEVYACRKPMLRDTLSGLKSAGFSLSVIELQTHALMRLYKQHMTSRSDVGASLMVDVGTERLQICLGEANEGKFYRELPVPFEQHDASTEELRALYTQKLAETIQRQYQLASTQLQGTKVSTVWLSGDGAKKIDIFKLEAALGWRVRALNPLQGLSYSPKLVDGLNESAVAWSTSIGLALRGVMDEHQY
- a CDS encoding PilN domain-containing protein, with product MNTSINLLPWREMQRQAIRRRFMNKSVLVLILVSLCVIGGRWAVYNQLSIQEARNARLQQEINELNVTLREFAKREVERDELHRRLTLVNSLQKQRNNATLLFNFLPQITPDGVVLDKVSMTAGTVTIEGRSRDNAKLASLLALLEADSGAKNVQIHSIINNAAQSSLVAKNFRATFDLTDYMTLELPREESNGR
- a CDS encoding type 4a pilus biogenesis protein PilO; translated protein: MAADWRDWEIDEIPEWSATAQNILLGVLGIVVLAAALFFVVLPAQQDIGLARQDESLLRTQFRIKAEQVAALPDVDEQVAELQKFYSHLTEQLPAADELALLLAGINDTGLQYNLNFEKLNWNKGKHVGWLYQVPLDIELTGEYADMGEFSAALARLPRIVTLQDFTLSREKDKTDRLRFSVGAHTYRYEKQEEVSQ